From the genome of Cedecea lapagei, one region includes:
- the ghrB gene encoding glyoxylate/hydroxypyruvate reductase GhrB, protein MKPSVILYKTLPENLLSRLESHFTVTQLDDISPETVKANAALFAGAEGILGSGGKVDGAFLANTPKLRAASTVSVGYDNFNVDALNERGIVLMHTPTVLTETVADTAMALILSSARRVVEVAERVKAGEWQSSIGADWFGIDVHHKTLGILGMGRIGLALAQRAHFGFSMPILYNARRHHKEAEERFNARYCDLDTLLAESDFVCILLPLSEETRHLIGAKQLAKMKSSAILINVGRGPVVDEKALIQALTEGKIHAAGLDVFEQEPLPLDSPLLGMPNVVALPHIGSATHETRYGMAECAVENLITALTGKVEVNCVNPQVLK, encoded by the coding sequence ATGAAGCCGTCCGTCATCCTCTACAAGACGCTGCCTGAAAATCTGCTGTCCCGCCTTGAAAGCCACTTTACCGTGACTCAGCTTGACGATATCAGCCCGGAAACCGTGAAAGCGAACGCGGCGCTCTTTGCCGGCGCGGAAGGTATCCTGGGCTCCGGCGGCAAAGTCGACGGCGCGTTTCTGGCCAATACGCCAAAGCTGCGTGCAGCTTCTACCGTGTCTGTCGGCTACGACAACTTCAACGTGGACGCCCTTAACGAACGCGGCATTGTTCTGATGCATACCCCGACGGTGCTGACCGAAACCGTCGCCGACACCGCAATGGCCCTGATCCTGTCCAGCGCACGCCGCGTGGTGGAGGTCGCCGAGCGAGTGAAGGCTGGCGAATGGCAAAGCAGCATCGGCGCGGACTGGTTTGGCATAGACGTACACCATAAAACGCTCGGTATTCTGGGGATGGGGCGTATTGGCCTGGCGCTGGCGCAGCGCGCGCATTTCGGTTTCAGCATGCCGATTTTGTACAACGCACGCCGCCACCATAAAGAAGCTGAGGAGCGTTTTAACGCCCGCTACTGCGACCTGGACACTCTGCTGGCAGAGTCTGACTTCGTGTGTATTCTGCTGCCGCTAAGCGAAGAAACCCGCCACCTGATTGGCGCGAAGCAACTTGCGAAGATGAAGTCTTCAGCCATTCTGATCAACGTCGGGCGCGGCCCGGTGGTTGACGAGAAGGCGCTGATTCAGGCGCTGACAGAGGGGAAAATTCACGCCGCCGGGCTGGATGTCTTTGAGCAGGAGCCGCTGCCGCTGGATTCACCGCTGCTTGGTATGCCAAACGTTGTGGCCCTACCGCATATCGGCTCTGCCACCCATGAAACCCGCTACGGCATGGCGGAATGCGCGGTGGAGAACCTGATTACCGCGCTGACCGGCAAGGTGGAAGTGAACTGCGTGAACCCGCAGGTGCTGAAATAG